The Desulfosporosinus acidiphilus SJ4 genome has a window encoding:
- a CDS encoding IS110 family transposase, with the protein MSLFVGIDVSSSDFKVRILDERGNEPVKRLRVLNDQPGCEQVARYLSEACNKENEDRLVIGLEATSVYSWPLQMFLAEDHCLAPLQPQIYSFNPKVVANFKKAYVDLPKNDWIDAWVIAERLRFGRLPEGSQVDFRYLPLQRLTRFRCHLIEMISREKNYFLTNLFLKFSTLAQGTVFSNTFSVTSESLTLEFFSPEEVAARPLDELIDFLMEKGRSHFEDPEAKARELKEAARKAHRLRGSLLQPINLILATSIETIHTLEKQVKKIDKAIEAEIRHFPNTLITIPGIGPVLSAGIIAEIGDIRRFPNEGALAKFIGLTWRSHQSGDFTADDTPLTRTGNTYLRSYIIQAANLVRQKEPEYKAFYQRKFSESKTHHHRRALVLTARKLVRMVDALLRSNQIYMPHGNRGIAN; encoded by the coding sequence TTGAGTTTATTTGTCGGTATAGATGTGAGTTCCAGTGATTTTAAAGTGCGAATCTTAGATGAGCGTGGTAATGAACCAGTTAAAAGGCTAAGGGTTTTGAATGATCAGCCTGGTTGTGAGCAAGTTGCCCGATATCTCTCTGAAGCCTGTAATAAAGAGAATGAGGACCGGCTGGTTATTGGTTTAGAGGCCACTTCCGTGTACAGTTGGCCGTTACAAATGTTCTTAGCGGAAGACCATTGTTTAGCACCTTTACAGCCCCAAATTTATTCCTTTAACCCCAAGGTCGTTGCTAATTTCAAAAAGGCTTATGTGGACCTTCCGAAGAACGACTGGATTGATGCCTGGGTCATTGCCGAACGTTTACGCTTCGGCCGGCTCCCGGAGGGCTCTCAGGTCGATTTCCGCTACTTACCGTTACAGCGACTCACTCGCTTTCGTTGTCATCTGATCGAGATGATCTCCAGAGAGAAGAATTATTTCCTCACGAACTTGTTCTTAAAGTTTAGCACTCTTGCCCAAGGTACGGTTTTTAGTAATACTTTCAGCGTTACTTCTGAATCCTTGACACTTGAGTTTTTTTCTCCAGAAGAGGTTGCGGCTCGACCGCTTGATGAACTGATTGATTTCCTCATGGAGAAAGGAAGAAGTCATTTCGAGGATCCGGAAGCCAAAGCCAGAGAGTTGAAGGAAGCCGCTCGCAAGGCCCATCGACTACGTGGAAGCCTATTGCAACCCATTAACCTTATCCTAGCCACGAGCATCGAAACCATCCACACTTTAGAGAAACAGGTCAAGAAAATCGATAAGGCGATCGAAGCTGAAATCAGGCATTTCCCTAATACGCTCATTACCATTCCCGGTATTGGCCCTGTGCTTTCAGCTGGTATTATTGCTGAGATTGGAGACATCCGCCGTTTTCCGAATGAAGGAGCCTTAGCAAAGTTTATTGGGCTAACCTGGCGTTCTCACCAGTCCGGTGATTTTACAGCCGATGACACGCCCTTAACTCGAACCGGCAACACCTACTTGCGAAGTTATATCATCCAGGCTGCTAACCTAGTACGCCAAAAGGAACCAGAGTACAAAGCCTTCTACCAACGTAAATTCTCGGAAAGTAAGACTCACCATCATCGCCGTGCTCTCGTGCTTACTGCACGCAAACTCGTCCGTATGGTTGATGCTCTGCTACGCAGCAACCAAATCTATATGCCACATGGCAATAGGGGGATTGCAAACTAA
- a CDS encoding stage V sporulation protein S yields MDVLKVSAKSSPNAVAGALAGVLRESGGAELQAIGAGALNQAVKAVAIARGFVAPSGVDLVCIPAFTDVVIDGEERTAIKLIVQPR; encoded by the coding sequence ATGGATGTATTAAAAGTTTCAGCAAAATCAAGTCCCAATGCCGTAGCTGGAGCGCTTGCCGGGGTTCTGCGAGAGAGTGGAGGAGCTGAATTGCAGGCTATCGGAGCAGGGGCTCTGAATCAAGCGGTAAAGGCTGTTGCTATTGCACGTGGTTTTGTGGCGCCTAGTGGGGTCGATCTTGTTTGTATTCCGGCTTTTACAGATGTTGTCATCGATGGGGAAGAAAGGACAGCCATTAAGTTGATTGTTCAGCCGCGCTAG
- a CDS encoding TIGR00282 family metallophosphoesterase, which produces MRILFVGDIVGKPGREAIKRFLKPLQLEYNIDVTIANAENAASGKGITKDIAEELFDYGIHFFTMGNHVWDNRDIMNFIDYETKMVRPANYPVGAPGRGYGIIRAKGCKIGVLNLSGRVFMTPLDDPFSGAIRWINQLKQETPIILIDIHAEATSEKVALGWFLDGKVSAVVGTHTHIQTADFRVLPQGTAYITDVGMTGPRDSVLGIKKEIIINRFLTQLPAKFELATGPIQINAVVIDIDESTGKARKIEAIQRCFES; this is translated from the coding sequence TTGCGTATACTTTTTGTTGGGGATATAGTCGGTAAACCAGGTAGGGAAGCGATTAAAAGGTTTTTAAAACCGCTTCAGCTTGAATATAATATAGATGTAACAATAGCTAATGCAGAAAATGCTGCATCAGGAAAAGGAATAACCAAAGACATAGCGGAAGAACTTTTTGATTACGGAATTCATTTTTTTACAATGGGGAATCACGTATGGGATAATCGTGATATTATGAATTTTATTGATTATGAGACAAAAATGGTACGACCGGCAAATTATCCTGTCGGGGCCCCGGGGCGGGGATACGGAATAATAAGAGCTAAGGGTTGCAAAATTGGCGTTCTAAACCTTTCAGGACGGGTATTTATGACACCGTTAGATGATCCTTTCAGTGGGGCTATCCGTTGGATTAACCAACTAAAGCAAGAGACTCCCATCATCCTAATAGATATCCATGCTGAGGCAACCTCAGAAAAAGTGGCTTTAGGATGGTTTCTTGATGGAAAAGTCAGTGCCGTTGTTGGAACCCATACTCATATACAGACCGCTGATTTCAGGGTGCTTCCCCAGGGAACCGCTTATATCACGGATGTGGGCATGACAGGCCCAAGAGATTCTGTATTAGGAATAAAAAAAGAGATTATTATCAATCGATTTTTAACTCAACTGCCAGCTAAGTTCGAGTTGGCAACAGGACCTATCCAAATCAATGCTGTGGTGATTGATATCGATGAAAGCACCGGCAAGGCACGCAAAATTGAAGCGATTCAGCGCTGCTTTGAATCATAA
- the rny gene encoding ribonuclease Y, whose product MLLEIVITGLIAIIVGLGLGALVGWHIRRNTAEKVIGTAEEEAKRIVENALSTAESKKRESIIAAKEEAMHIHNEVEKETRERRNELQRLERRLLQKEESLDRKIESIERKEENMHRRESEVDSLKEELNLLVEKEQAELERLSGMTSEEAKQLLLKRVEEEVRYESAIMIKEIETRAKEEAEKRAKNVISLAIQRCAADHVAETTVSVVALPSDEMKGRIIGREGRNIRTLETLTGIDLIIDDTPEAVILSGFDPIRREVARIALEKLIADGRIHPARIEEMVEKAQKEVEQKIREEGEQATFETGVHGLHPELVRLLGRLKFRTSYGQNVLKHSTEVSHLAGLMAAELGIDIQLAKRAGLLHDIGKAVDHDLEGTHVQIGVDLARKYKESSDVIHAIEAHHNDVEAKSLVAVLVAAADAVSAARPGARRETLETYIKRLQKLEEIAESFEGVEKCFAIQAGREVRIIVKPDKIDDVLAPRVAREISKRIEEELEYPGQIKVVVIRETRAVDFAK is encoded by the coding sequence ATGTTGCTTGAAATAGTTATTACAGGTTTGATTGCCATAATAGTTGGCTTAGGTTTAGGAGCCTTAGTTGGCTGGCATATTCGCAGAAATACTGCCGAAAAAGTTATTGGTACCGCTGAAGAAGAGGCAAAACGTATTGTTGAAAATGCACTTTCGACTGCAGAAAGCAAAAAACGAGAATCAATTATTGCTGCCAAAGAAGAAGCTATGCATATTCACAATGAGGTGGAAAAAGAAACTCGCGAGCGTCGGAATGAACTCCAGCGCTTGGAACGACGATTATTGCAAAAAGAAGAGAGTTTAGACCGTAAAATTGAGTCTATCGAACGAAAAGAAGAAAATATGCATCGCCGGGAAAGTGAAGTTGATTCCCTCAAAGAAGAGCTGAATTTACTTGTGGAAAAAGAGCAAGCTGAGTTAGAGCGCTTATCAGGGATGACTTCGGAAGAAGCTAAGCAGCTTCTTCTCAAAAGAGTTGAAGAAGAGGTTCGCTATGAATCAGCGATCATGATTAAGGAAATTGAGACTCGCGCCAAAGAGGAAGCAGAAAAGAGGGCTAAAAACGTCATTTCTCTGGCTATTCAGCGGTGTGCCGCTGATCATGTGGCTGAGACTACAGTATCAGTCGTAGCATTACCGAGTGATGAAATGAAAGGGCGAATCATTGGACGTGAGGGACGCAATATTCGAACATTGGAGACATTAACCGGAATCGATCTTATTATTGATGATACACCTGAGGCGGTTATTCTGTCTGGTTTTGATCCCATTCGCCGTGAGGTAGCACGTATTGCTCTGGAGAAATTAATTGCTGATGGCCGCATCCATCCTGCTCGTATTGAAGAGATGGTTGAAAAGGCTCAAAAAGAAGTGGAACAGAAAATACGTGAAGAAGGAGAGCAAGCTACCTTTGAGACTGGGGTTCATGGGTTGCATCCGGAATTGGTACGATTACTTGGCCGATTGAAATTCCGTACCAGTTATGGTCAAAATGTGTTAAAGCATTCCACTGAAGTTTCTCATCTGGCGGGACTTATGGCTGCCGAATTAGGGATAGACATTCAATTAGCAAAACGCGCGGGACTTCTGCATGATATCGGTAAAGCAGTGGATCATGATTTAGAAGGAACCCACGTTCAAATCGGTGTTGACCTTGCTAGAAAATATAAAGAATCCAGCGATGTTATCCATGCTATTGAAGCTCATCATAATGATGTAGAAGCCAAAAGTTTAGTTGCTGTATTAGTGGCAGCGGCTGATGCAGTTTCGGCTGCTCGCCCTGGTGCTCGACGTGAGACTTTAGAAACGTATATTAAACGCCTGCAAAAACTTGAGGAGATTGCCGAGAGTTTTGAGGGAGTGGAAAAATGCTTTGCTATTCAAGCTGGTCGGGAAGTTCGAATTATTGTCAAACCCGACAAGATTGATGATGTTCTGGCACCACGTGTTGCACGTGAGATCAGTAAGCGAATTGAAGAAGAACTTGAGTATCCGGGACAAATTAAAGTTGTAGTGATTCGCGAGACAAGGGCCGTTGATTTTGCTAAGTAA
- a CDS encoding regulatory protein RecX, producing MVPLTKNKPKKSAWEAALDSLSRRALTNCELETRLTEKGYENQEIEKVIAKLTDYGYLNDQELALNYSKSRLKRYSRRRVISDMKNRGIAGTLIEQVLQEVYSGDEESKLCLALAQRWWAQEEQRWEEKTSKDPDKKSPPVELWVRQRVARKLLQRGYPSEMVRNVIMEMRIESSHLGQA from the coding sequence ATGGTTCCTTTGACGAAGAATAAACCTAAGAAAAGCGCATGGGAAGCGGCACTCGATAGTTTGTCCAGAAGAGCCTTGACAAACTGCGAATTGGAAACACGCCTTACGGAAAAGGGATATGAAAACCAAGAAATTGAGAAAGTCATTGCCAAATTGACAGATTACGGTTACCTCAATGACCAAGAACTTGCCCTAAACTATTCTAAGAGTCGTCTTAAACGATATTCGCGCCGCCGCGTCATCTCTGACATGAAAAACCGCGGAATTGCAGGCACTTTAATTGAGCAAGTCTTACAGGAAGTATACTCCGGTGATGAGGAATCAAAACTCTGTTTAGCTTTGGCTCAAAGATGGTGGGCACAAGAGGAACAACGCTGGGAAGAAAAGACGTCTAAAGATCCGGACAAAAAGTCCCCGCCGGTTGAATTATGGGTACGGCAAAGAGTAGCTAGGAAACTTTTACAGCGAGGGTATCCTTCAGAGATGGTAAGAAATGTTATCATGGAAATGCGAATAGAATCGTCTCATTTAGGACAAGCTTGA
- the recA gene encoding recombinase RecA has translation MAETNKLKALDVALAQIEKQFGKGSIMKLGESATMSIDVIPTGSLALDLALGVGGVPRGRIIEIYGPESSGKTTVALHIIAEAQKLGGVAAFIDAEHALDPVYAKALGVNLEDLLVSQPDTGEQGLEICEALVRSAAVDVIVLDSVAALVPRAEIEGEMGDNHVGLHARLMSQALRKLTGSISKSNTCVVFINQIREKIGVMFGSPETTTGGRALKFYATIRIDIRRQEALKQGQEIIGNKTRIKVVKNKVAPPFKSAEFDIMYGEGISKEGSIVDIGTEMEIITKSGAWYSYNGERLGQGRENVKEYLKQHPDMALKLEELIRSNMNAVPSAPIEDGSFDEE, from the coding sequence ATGGCCGAAACAAATAAGCTCAAGGCACTGGATGTTGCCTTAGCACAAATTGAAAAACAGTTTGGCAAAGGTTCCATTATGAAACTGGGAGAATCTGCGACGATGTCAATTGATGTTATTCCTACAGGTTCTCTAGCTTTAGATTTAGCCTTAGGTGTTGGCGGGGTGCCGCGGGGCAGGATTATTGAAATATATGGACCTGAGTCTTCCGGGAAAACGACAGTCGCCCTCCATATTATTGCCGAGGCCCAAAAACTTGGCGGAGTAGCAGCATTTATTGATGCTGAACATGCGTTAGACCCTGTTTATGCTAAAGCTCTGGGCGTTAATCTTGAAGACTTATTGGTTTCTCAGCCTGATACCGGAGAACAAGGCTTAGAAATTTGTGAGGCCTTAGTGCGCAGTGCTGCCGTCGATGTAATTGTTCTTGATTCAGTGGCTGCCCTAGTGCCTCGTGCTGAGATTGAAGGGGAGATGGGCGACAATCATGTTGGACTGCATGCCCGTTTAATGTCCCAGGCCTTGCGTAAGCTGACCGGATCAATCAGCAAGAGTAATACTTGTGTTGTTTTTATTAATCAAATTCGTGAAAAAATTGGTGTGATGTTTGGCAGTCCGGAAACGACAACAGGGGGACGGGCTCTTAAATTCTACGCCACCATCCGAATTGATATTCGTCGTCAAGAAGCCCTTAAGCAAGGGCAAGAAATAATTGGCAATAAAACCCGGATTAAAGTTGTTAAGAATAAAGTGGCTCCGCCTTTTAAATCTGCCGAATTTGACATTATGTATGGTGAAGGAATTTCTAAAGAAGGAAGTATTGTCGATATAGGAACTGAGATGGAAATCATCACAAAATCGGGGGCTTGGTACTCATACAATGGAGAACGCTTAGGGCAGGGACGTGAAAATGTTAAGGAATACCTGAAGCAACACCCCGATATGGCTCTGAAACTTGAAGAGCTGATTCGTTCCAATATGAATGCGGTCCCCTCCGCGCCCATAGAAGATGGTTCCTTTGACGAAGAATAA
- a CDS encoding DEAD/DEAH box helicase: MMVERLQSFGDIQLSKQIVQGLSEMGFEEPSPIQQQAIPVALEDTDIIGQAQTGTGKTAAFGIPIAEKVNAKFQAVQALIVTPTRELAIQVAQEISKIGKYKHVKPLPIYGGQPIDRQIRALRMGYQVVVGTPGRLLDHLNRGTLRLQHVKMMVLDEADEMLDMGFVDDIESLLKAVPEEGRQVMLFSATMPQAIRKLAQTYMKNPQSVTVSRDELTVPLIEQVFYETRESKKVDALCRIIDMEDIGQGITFCRTKRGVDELVVALEARGYFADALHGDLSQQQRDRVMKRFRDGKTEMLVATDVAARGIDISNLTHVINFDIPQDPVSYVHRIGRTGRIGRRGLAITLISPKEYRQLRLIENLIKTRIRRRELPSLADISERQAENLKNQLIKLIQNDRLGNYRAIVGDLLEEYDSTDVAAAALKFAVEGADSEERIDDNDPDVNHFGNTGAAPGMVRFFMNIGRVQQIRPQDIIRWIAEESGIPGNIIGMINIYDKFTFVEVPEEYASRVLSCMHQAMIKGRRVSVEPAKARENS; this comes from the coding sequence GTGATGGTTGAACGTTTACAATCTTTCGGGGATATTCAGTTAAGCAAGCAAATAGTCCAAGGTTTGTCTGAAATGGGATTTGAGGAACCTTCTCCAATTCAGCAACAGGCAATTCCGGTAGCTCTTGAAGATACGGATATTATTGGGCAGGCACAGACAGGAACGGGGAAGACGGCGGCTTTTGGGATTCCCATCGCTGAAAAGGTCAATGCGAAATTCCAAGCCGTCCAAGCACTCATTGTAACTCCAACGCGCGAATTGGCTATTCAGGTTGCGCAGGAAATATCTAAAATCGGTAAATATAAACACGTAAAACCGTTGCCTATCTATGGCGGCCAGCCGATAGACCGTCAAATTCGTGCCTTGCGTATGGGCTACCAAGTTGTTGTCGGAACCCCCGGAAGGTTGTTAGATCACTTAAATAGGGGCACACTGCGCTTGCAGCATGTCAAGATGATGGTTTTGGATGAAGCGGATGAAATGCTGGATATGGGATTTGTCGATGATATTGAGAGCCTTCTCAAAGCTGTTCCCGAGGAAGGCCGTCAGGTTATGCTTTTTTCAGCGACAATGCCGCAGGCGATTCGCAAGTTAGCACAGACCTATATGAAAAATCCTCAATCTGTGACAGTTAGCAGGGATGAATTAACAGTTCCTCTCATTGAACAGGTTTTTTATGAGACGAGGGAAAGCAAAAAAGTGGATGCTTTATGTCGTATCATCGATATGGAGGATATCGGTCAAGGGATTACTTTTTGCCGCACAAAACGAGGAGTCGATGAACTTGTCGTCGCCTTGGAAGCGCGGGGGTATTTTGCGGATGCCCTGCACGGGGATTTGAGCCAGCAGCAGAGAGACAGGGTTATGAAGCGCTTCCGTGATGGAAAAACAGAAATGTTAGTTGCTACTGATGTAGCAGCCAGAGGAATCGACATCAGTAATTTGACCCATGTCATTAACTTTGACATTCCCCAAGATCCCGTATCCTATGTACACAGAATAGGAAGAACAGGGCGTATTGGCCGACGAGGACTGGCAATAACCTTGATTTCTCCTAAAGAATATCGTCAACTTCGTTTGATTGAAAATTTAATTAAGACTAGGATACGACGCCGAGAACTTCCTTCCTTAGCAGATATTAGCGAACGTCAAGCGGAAAATCTAAAAAATCAACTGATTAAATTAATTCAGAACGATCGCTTAGGAAATTATCGGGCTATCGTCGGAGATTTGCTGGAAGAATACGATTCAACGGATGTTGCGGCGGCTGCTCTAAAGTTTGCAGTTGAGGGAGCTGATTCAGAAGAGCGAATTGACGATAACGACCCGGATGTTAATCACTTTGGCAACACCGGAGCAGCGCCGGGGATGGTTCGTTTCTTTATGAATATAGGAAGAGTTCAGCAAATTCGCCCTCAGGACATCATACGCTGGATTGCAGAAGAAAGCGGAATTCCCGGAAATATCATTGGGATGATAAATATCTATGATAAATTTACGTTTGTTGAGGTTCCTGAAGAATACGCTTCGAGGGTCTTAAGCTGTATGCATCAAGCAATGATTAAGGGCCGAAGAGTCAGTGTCGAACCGGCGAAAGCCCGCGAAAACTCCTGA